The genomic interval cattcatTTCACGCGTCATTGAACGGAGGAGAGGCTCTCGGGAGCGCACGTAAACATCACATCCTTTTAATTTTCCCAGCAAAAACATCCAGAGTAATACATAAAATCAGTCTATAGGCTTTAATAAACAATCTAGGAAGTTGGGGTATGTcttgttttttaagtttcattatAAGGTGTTCACACATGGGcaacaaaaaaagcaataaatacatgaaaattctcaCATATGGTCCCTTTAATACAGTTAAGGTCACAATTCATCTAAAGCTTCTTCAGTTGTGGACTGTTAAATACAATTGTATACCATTAATCTAAATGCTTACTAAGGCAGTCCtctctcaaacaaacaaacactaacGCACACACCTACCACTTCCATGTCAGATACAGAAGTGGATTACgagtacttttattttaaacaggCAGACCCACAATGTTTACCCCTCATGGTCTGACATGCAGGCAAAGCAGTGCCTGCAACGGTCCAAGTTTTGGAAAAATGTCTTTATCAAGTTACTTGATCAAagataaagtaaaaacagtaatattattgcaatttaaaataacttttctatttgaatatattttaaattacttattttttatttattcctgtgatttcaaagctgaattttcagtatcattactccagtcttcagtgtcacattatcattcagaaatcattctaatatgctgatttgctgctcaagaaacatttcttatcatcatcaataaaaacagttgtgctgataaATATTTTGGAAACCGTGATtgtgattctttgatgaacaaagttcaaaagaaaagcatttatttgaaatagaaaaaaaagtagcattataaatgtcttacttctgatcattttaatgcatctttgctgattttttttttatttattttttttatgtgtctaTATTATGTCAGATTATATCATCACCAAGCCCATTATATTTTCATCAAACTTACATAAATGATGATCCATCCAATTTACTCCCTGATGCACTACAGTGATCTAAAATGCAATCCCAGCAGGCAACATCCTCCTACACAAACAAACAGGTTACACATTAAGAACCCATCTCACTCTGGCCATGACTTAAAATACAGGCTACGGCACCAGCACATAAAGTGTCAGAAACCACCACATTAGAGTCTTCCTGTATGCTTGACTTCAAGCCTCACCTACACTACATACCATAAAAGGAAAGGGAAAGAGAGGTGATAAGATGTTAATCAAACAGTGTCGAATCGAACTCAGTAGCTGCACATGAATAACTATGACGACAGATATATATCCACTGGTATATGATCGTAATAAATGAGGAGGTTTCTAAAGGGATAAGACTATATTCATCAGGATTCGTGATTGATCTCAGATGGGCAAAGATGAGCTAGGAATATACAATCGCACAATCCAGCGCTCTATGCCACACCAATACTAGATATGTTGCATTAATATGACTTTTTGAAGGAAAAGAAGGAAATTGTATAAACTGCATGACTTTACTGCAGAACATGACATTGCTATTGcaaattttattttgcatacTAATAAAAGCATACATCAAACCAACGATTTTAATTAGGCAAATCAATACACGCAATCAAACACACATCTTAATCagttttgaaacagaaaatgttttgcaaGTACTTTCATTAAACTGCACATGGATAAATGACATCTAGTTACAGTGGACATTTAGTGCACTACACTTGAGCACTACATTACAATATACAGTACCCACTTGGAATCTCTGCAAAAGCATCAGCTGGATGCACAGCGTTCCCATACCTTTGACTAATGAATTTCCATGATTGTTCAAGGATTTTACAAATCATTTTATAGACATTTCTAGCCAATTAAATATTGTAGACCTGAGCATGACTAGAAAATGTGTAATAACTATAGACATTTCCATGTGTTtttaagatacaaataaaatccCATGACTTTTCCTAACCtgtaaatcacaattttaaaatatcctgACATTTCAAGGTTTTCCATGACAATGGAAACAGAACAGCAATATCCATTTCTGCTTATGAAAAGTGTTGGTCCTCCCTATGTTGCACAATGCATAGCAGAAGTTACACTGCATTGCATTGTATGACACAAAGCTGCTCTACTTTTTTACAcccataaatgcatttaaacactGTCATGCACTTATGTTTCATTTGTTCCTGCTTATACGCTTTCAAACAACGGATGGCCACGGGTGCCATCGTGCTGAAAGCACACCGCTCAGTCACATGCTGTACTACAGCACCAATGCATTCAGAGTTATGAATATACACAATAAAGCGCCGTACATGCAGCATAAAGACATAAGAGAGGAACGAAAACGCACCTTTGAATGTAAAGCGATGAAAAAAACGTATGGAGTCCAGGTAGCACGCTGTAAGCTCCAGGGAGAAGGCTttagatctctctctctctccttctctatATCTGAGGctctctcgctctcgctctctcagCTGTCTTACCGACTGTTATTTCCGGGTTAATAAAACGTCATTGTGCttcttgcatttattttaaccaAACGCCCAAATCAAGCATCACACATTATCATATGATATGAATACCAAGTACACGACTTTAAATACTATATAGTCCCGTGTGCAATAGACACACGatgatttgttttaatataactAAAGTTAATTTAGCCTAGTTGTATTCAACGCGACCCCTGCCGGTCAACTTGCGTCGCATAAGCGACACACCTGATGGATGAACTCATTCCTGTTATGTAAACTTGGAAATgctgccagtttttttttttttttttttttaatcacatataATGTCATATTCACGTGACAAACTATACTTGAAACTTTGATACAATTTTCCGCCACAAATATATTCTACTAACCGGGCTAGGTTTCAAGTAATAGAAAACATggacatttaaatttttatactTGTTTAAAATATACCTATTTTTCCCATACCATTCATTACATTCCCAGCCCTTGtgtctttttaattattttaataaaataaaaaaaacttcaaaaaccTCACAGTCAATCAGAATAAAACGGCAGCAACTAGCCACGTGTCAAAACGATCGTTTTCTCCCGTTAATCACACTTTTTTTATCATTAAGTTTAATACGAACCTGAAATGAGAGCAAGATAATAGGCTACATTATTTATTACTAgctatagtggaataaaaatgGCACTTGGCCACTGCAGTTGAGAAAAAAAGATGATAAATGATAGAAACAATGTGAATGCTATAGTTACAAGAAGATaactatttattttgatttaagagAAATAATAAATTGCAGTATATATCTATTGTTGGGAGTAAATTATGGATATGGATAATCcacaatgttatttttataatagaGTAGGCTAGCTACAGGCTATTCTAGTTAATTGCGGGCGTGGTCTTTATTCCAGCGGTTATTGATCACACCAGGACTCAATCATCATTCATACTTAATCGTTCCCTTTGGTTATTACATACACTGTGGTTTGAAGTCACGCTAGAAACAAGACATACGTTTGAAATTCTGTAGTTGTTGTctaaaactttaactataaTATGGGCAAAGAAAGGGTCCATGTTAACTTGGTCATCATTGGCCATGTAGACAGTGGTAAATCTACAACTACTGGTCATCTGGTCTACAAATGTGGAGGAATTGACCATAGAACTATTGAAAAATATGAGAAGGCTGCAACCCAGGTTAGTATTAAATTGAATGACCTATTATGATTGTTCAGGTGTTAGATTTTCACTCTTTTCCTCCTTTTGAAGATGGGAAAGAGTTCCTTCAAGTATGCCTGGGTGCTGGACAAATTGAAAGCAGAAAGGGAACGTGGCATTACAATTGACATTTCCCTGCTGAAATTCAACACCCAGAAATACACTTTTACCATAATTGATGCACCTGGCCATCGTGACTTCATCAAGAACATGATCACAGGGACCTCACAGGTATTGATGCAATTCAGATTTTGACCTGTTGAGTGTTTATCTTCTGTATTGCCTATACAACCAAGTTGAATGAAATGGCAATCTTTCTTTTAGGCTGATGCTGCTCTACTGATCGTCTCCGCTGCAAAGGGTGAATTTGAGGCTGGGATTTCTCGCAATGGTCAGACAAGAGAGCATGCTCTGCTGGCTTACACACTTGGGGTCAAACAGCTCATGGTCTGCATTAACAAAATGGACCTGACTGAGCCACCATTCAGCCAGAAACGTTACGATGAGGTGGTGAAGAATGTTTCTGTGTTCATTAAGAAGATTGGCTTTGAGATCAGTGCTGTACCTTTCATACCCGTTTCTGGCTGGAGTGGTGAGAACATGATTGCTCCTTCTCAGAAGGTGATTCCACTCTCAGCACCCCATTAAGATCTAGAAAAGGGAGCCTAAATCTTGTTCCTGGAGTACTACctacctgcagagtttagctccaacacacctgtctgtaattaacacatgctcctgaagatcttcattagctggttcaggtgtttgatcagggttggagctgaactttggAGAATGGTAGATCTCCAGGATCAGGACTGCACACCCTTGATACAGAGCTGCTGATCTCAACTGCTTGTGTTCTGTTTCAGATGCCATGGTTCAAAGGGTGGAAGCTCAAGAGGAAAGAAGGCCATTCAAATGGTCGAACCTTATTGGAGGTGCTCGATTCCCTACTTCCCCCAGTCCGTAATGCAAGCAAGCCACTGCGCCTTCCCCTACAAGATGTCTACAAGATTGGTGGTAGGTAAAACTGCCAAGTGGGTAAGGTCTCAATTTAAAACCCTTTTGGTTGGCACTCTGGACATCTGCTATGATTGCCCCCCAGGTGTTGGCACAGTCCCTGTGGGTAAGATTGAGACTGGGGTCTTGAAGCCTGGAATGGTTCTGACCTTCTCGCCAGCAAAGTTGACTGCAGAGGTCAAGTCCATTGAGATGCATCACCAGGGGCTTCAGACTGCCCTCCCTGGCCACAATGTGGGCTTCAACATCAAAAATGTGTCTGTAAAAAATCTTCGGAGAGGTGATGTAGCAGGAAATTCACAGCAGGACCCGCCGTCAGATGTCAACAGTTTTATTGCTCAGGTAGCTATACTGGTTTTAACCTCTGGATTGAACTCTGGCTGACAAACCAGTAACTGATTCTCTTGTGCATTTCTATAGATCATAATGCTGAACCACCCAGGCAAAATCAAGGTTGGTTACTCCCCTGTACTTGACTGCCACACGACCCATGTTTCCTGTCGTTTTTCTGAGCTGAGGGAGAAGCTAGATCGACGTACGGGCAAGAAACTGGAGGACTGGCCCCAGTACCTGATGTCAGGAGATGGTGCCACAGTCAAACTCATCCCAAACAAACCCCTATGTGTGGAGAGCTTCTTTCATTATCCACCTCTGGGTAAGGCACAGAATTTAAGTGCTCAAAATACTGCTGAAAAAAAGCCATGTTTTAAGTTCACTACTTTTTCCTGTCAGGTCGATTTGCTGTAAGGGATTTAAAACAGACTGTTGCTGTTGGGGTCATCAAATCTGTGGAGAAGGTGGACCAAGCCAAAAAGACATCACAAAAAGCTCCTGTATCAAAATGAGTTGATATTTTGTCCCTTTTATAATTTACCAGCAGTCTGGTATGTGAGCCAAAAAGGTTCTCTTTAAGTTGTCTCTTTAAGCATTAAGCATTTTTGTATAGTTTTATGGAAAAACACTTTATGTTGCCTTAAAGTGAAGTCTCTTTTTAAATGCGTTGCTGGTGTATTGGGTTGTTTAAACTGACTGTGGGGCCCAATATGAGGTTTGGTATAGCTGAAGATGCATTAATTTGTTGCTGGACTGcaaataaatttaagttttcGCTTCAGTTGGTCATGCATGTTGTCTTTGAGTCCACTTGTAGAAGATGCGGTTTAGATTGTAGCAACTTAATAACTTGACACATGAGAGACTTGGagtcttgtttaacatgaaGCCATTTTATTGATAATGGAATGGTGAGGAACATGTTCAGACAGTGGACACCGTCCTTAAAATCTGCAGTCAAAAAGAAACTTGTAGACCACCAGACCTCTCCCTACACCTCCACATTGAATCCTAGGTAAATGCAGCCAAAGGGGTgaatatttatttcaaagagTAAAATTACTCAAACTGCAACTGTGCCAACTTTGACTTCATACAGTGCTCATTTAAATTGAGAAATGGCTCTACCACATGGAGTCTTTGCCATAATGCTGACAAGAGAGAGAACCATGATTGTTGCCTCAAAGTAAATGAACATGCAAGATTGTTCAAATCTCACATTAGAAACTATGGTTGTCATAGTCCTTGAGAATTTGAGCAGCTAATGAAACCATTCTTGAGCTAAAACAAGGGTCACTGGCAGCATGGATGAAAGTAGCATAAATCCCAATTACAATACAGTACATCCATGTCTATTACTTGAAAATATAACATCTATAAACAGAGTAAACAACTTCCCTATTTTCAAAAGTACTTCAAGTATCCAAGACCTCTCAAAACAATATTAAAGATGACAAAGGGTGACCTTTGTGTTTATGGAACACCACTGTATCACAGAGCGCTGTCCTTCAGTAAGACTGTAGTAAATGTACTTGTGTGGATAAAACACTGATATGGGATCACATTGGAACAACCTGTTGATGCAGGTAATGGTGTATGCATTGCACAGGTTAATTGTTTTACACTTGGTAGCAAGAACGAAGAACAgcaaacacaaattaacatttCACTCTGACATGCTTTAGTGGTGTTAGGAAATGTGAAGGTAAAAACACGTAACTGAAAACCGACGTAAAGTCCAGTTGTTCCATCAGGAAGAGAAGTCTATCTGTCCCTGCTATAGATGATAGCAACAATGGACATGTTAATAAAACTTATTTGAACAAAACTGGCCCCAGCTGTAACTTACTGGCAGGTAGAGTACAAGTTCACAAATTTACTTTTCAGACCAACACAAGTTTctacatttacacaaaaatcACACACTCATCCTTGTGtgaaacacacgcacacatttaTGTACAATCTTATATACAGAGATACAGTATCAGTAATAGTGGAGGGAAAGTGCTGGTCTTTTAAGTGGGTGCAGTCTAGCCGTTGTGCGGCAGGCTTTATAAAACGGTACGGATAACAGCGGTACAGttagacattttatttacactCTGTCTCTGACGATGGTATGGTGATGTGTTTTTCATTGTGGTTCAATCTTCTTAAAACTTGCATTGTTGATTCAGCAGCTAAGTCAAGTGCGTCCCATAGCCAGAGGTATTGCGCTGGGTGGGAGGTGGAGAACCAACATTTGTGTGTCAATCAGACAAGATATGAACAAAAGACATGGGAAATACACCTTTCCTCTCTGGCTGCCCCTCGATGTGCCCAATCTGAGGACAAAAAAGAAAGGTTACAATCAGAATGTGGCTCTAAATcaagtaaggaataattgaagATGAGCTGTTGATTTACTGAAAATTAAGTGCACACCAGAGGTGGTAAAGATTACCGAttaattttcaataattcaatggcCAGAACAATTCAGCTTGTACCATGGTTAGAACATGTACAGGTATATTTAAAGAGTTCGTCAAGCAATTCTTCAGGTTTTCATCCTTAAGAGACACAGTTTGTACTTTTGGTTGTTTTCAGGTAACCTGTATGTTCTTGTTCTGTTCATGTTCTGTAggtaatgtgtttatttttggtACAATAAACAGCCTGAAGTAGTTTCTTGGGACAGGGAAAGTATTGAAATGAATCATATAGTGAATATATTGGAATTGAATTATTCAGAATTCACAATTTAACTGTTCTGAATTTgcaaatatcattttaaatcaaCCCAGTAAATTGTGAATTGAATCGTTTTGATTCTTTGTCAATgcaaaaatttacaaaataagaTCGTTGTAACCAAAATAAGATCAGaaaaaatgtggtgatgtgatATTGAACTGTAATGTGGCTAACAAACCTTGTACTATTATACAGCCGTGAACTACAGGAACtatttcagaaaacattaagTCAAAACATTGTAACGTCTGTCAAACATTTCAAGAATTTGTTGCTTCTCAAGTCTCATGCTTTGTTGGGACACTTACCCACCACTCCTGATCTTCTTCCCCGGTTACTATGATGACCTCACCCTCAACGAAAGTGAGCTCATCATCGTTATCCGCCTGACAATCATAGATGGTCTTCACCCTTCGCATTTTACTtttaatctgaaaaaaaaaaaaaaaatgcaagacaGATAGTAAGATAATTTGTTAAAAGCACCTTGTTATTGACTCCCATGTACTTATCTGAAGCTTCTGAGggtgtttacacaacaatgatgtactaaaaacggaaaagtttttccttttgcGTTTTTGTGTACACATGACAAAGTTGTCCGAACAATccccgttcacatggatccacaaaaacgactaaaaacgctgttaTGCATGCCAGTCAGGACAGAAGTTGGCGATGTCATTTTGTACATAAATACTGTACTATaagcctatagactgaacacgtaatacacgtgacgtcaccgttttcacaaattcgtgtttttgttgtttacatgggtatcgttttcaaaaaaaaaaaaaaaaaaaaaaaaaagtatgcgttttcaggcccccaaaacggcattgctgtgtaaataaatggccaaaaatgcataaaaaattttccgtttttagttgaaaacggtgtcgtgtaaacaacCATTGAGACTAAATCCTCACTGGATTTATTTTCCGGGGCAGCGGTACAGGTGTCTCCTGTGCAGATGTTGGACTTCCATTGGTGTCTTCACTAGACTGGACAGGCTGAGGTGACAGTTCACCTTGTTGGATGATTGTTGGAGTATCTGGTGGTTGGGGCTTTGGAGCCACTTCTCCAGGAGGAGGTTTGTGGAGGACCTCAGTGGTTATAGGTTTGGGTGGGGAGATCTCTGTCAGTTGGGGCTTGGGTGGTAGATCTTTCAACTGAGGTTTAGGTGGTAGGTCACCCAGCTGGGGTTTAGGGGGGAGGTCGGACAGCTGAGGCTTTGGAGGTAGTTCTCCTGGTTTAGGGGGTAATTCTGAAGGCTGTGGTTTAGGAGGTATATCTCCAGGTTGAGGTCTATCAGCTAATGGAACTTTCTGTGGGGTGTCTGAACTCTGCAGAACCTTCTGGAACAGCACAGGTTCAGGAGGCTGGTTGGTTTTGTCCATTGATGGGTGATGGATGGTGTCTATCTTACGCAGGGCAActattgaaaacaaaataatgtcagcAGATATAGTTTAAGGCTATTTTGGAAGACAAATATGAGGAAATATTTCCCTCACAAGATGTTGGGTCACATATATgaggtttctttttttctttacttttgtTAGTTTTAACAGTGCATAAAATTagtgattaaaaatgtaatttatttctaagTGTTCATAAATATCTATATCTTCATCTATAAAGCtttcaagaaatgtttttgcttttaaagaagtttcattttgtgctgctgtgaaacaatatttattgtgaaaagtgttataaattattctatataaaatatatagaaattttttgtgaaacatttttcattcaAGTTATACATCTAACTGTACTGTAATAGTGGGTAGGAAAAGATATACTGTCAGCTTTAaacaaactaaattaaattaaaatacatacttGAATGCAAATAACTGactaaatgaattaaatgaaaaacattaagATGTTATACCATTGCAATATTCACAGGCAGAAAGCATGTCACCTACCCTTCTGAGGTAGTTTGGGAAGGACCCGTGGACCAAGTGTGGGCTTTGTGGTGTTGAGACTAGAAATATGGAACATATGTAAAGTTCAAAGAAATGTCCGATAACATGTTTGCACGCTCTGTAAAATCAGCCATGATGTATAAAAGAGAACTGTTTTGCATTCCCAAATACACAATGACAAAGTTACATGGACATATTCAAATGAAACACGAAAGGCCAAGTATAAATTTGCAGTCTAAAGTTTGCTGACCTTTCTAATGCAAATATAGTTCTAAATATAGATCAAGCTCATTCTACAAAACTTGCGCTAGATTTGGCCTTTCTTGtgtgaatttaatttttaatcagtTTTGTTTGGATTGTTTTATTTGCTATGTTAGAGAAGTTTGAAAGAAGATGGTTCACCTTTGTTGTTGTGGGATGCCTTCAAATCGGTTAGTTACAGGGGACATCTTGTTGATAGGAGGTGGCGTTGAATCACTTCCTGCAATGAGTttaagtttaaatatattttttactgatTTTAGTGACAAAAGCCTATAGAGCCCCTAATGTGACattagcagaaaaaaaaaatgtagtggGACTTTCACACAGTAAAACTAGATATACACTGCCATCAAAAGTTTgcggtcggtaagatttttagggtgcgttcacacttgtagttcggttcgtttggtccggaccaaaaaaaaaaaaaaaaaatatttagttctGGTCCGATTAGCATTCatattggcaattttatcaccgaaccaaaagataccgaacctaaaggcatagggatatgttcacaacctgattggtcggattttatgatGTATTACCTATTTTGAGatggaacttaccgaacatccaaaacaatgctgtgtggtGAGGTAAACGCACTTGTTGTGATGGTATTTTGGCaagctgggaactcgtgaagagattataaaatgtgtaaagtagTCAAAACAGTGGCGGGAATCCCTTcgccacacacacaaacgatctgctgcgtggagacACGCGTCTGATGCCCGTGATGAGTAAACTCgcgactatgacgagaaaaaaagatatgcgtgaggattctgtcatttttagggtttcatcttcctgtttttggttcgcttacatgtctttggtccgtgttgcattcatatatcattcaaactgcaccagagttcgtttggaagcggaccgagacccatcttttcagcggtctcggtccgcttgtttggtgcgcaccagggttcggatggcagcgttcacacatttataaatgaaccgcactaacagagcaatcgcaccagggtttgttttaatcgaaccaaacatgacaagtgtgaacacacccttaaaaTGTTactgaacgaagtctcttatgctcaccaaggctgcatttatttgatcaaaaatacagtaaaaacagtaatattgtgaaatatttttataatttgatggcaaagctgaattttcaacatctttaCTCCAGTgttgtgtcacatgatcctccagaaatcattctaatatgctgatttagtgctcaagaaacattccttattgtcaatgttaaaaacagctgcttaatatttttgtggaaactgcaaatactttttttcaggattttttgataaatagaaagtaaaaaaaaaaaacagtgtttatttgaaatagaaaccttttgtaacattataaatgtctttactgtcagttttgatcattTAATTGCTCCCTTATACACAGACATTTTCCACATAGAAGTTTGTACACGCATGAAagtttccaggatttttttcagCAAATGTCACTTTACAACTTTGTATAAACTTTTTATAGTAaagcaaactttttttcagCAGAGGTAACACAGCACCAGGCCATGCAAAATAATGGTCTTAAAGAGGCATTTCAGTA from Ctenopharyngodon idella isolate HZGC_01 chromosome 23, HZGC01, whole genome shotgun sequence carries:
- the eef1a1l3 gene encoding elongation factor 1-alpha-like, producing MGKERVHVNLVIIGHVDSGKSTTTGHLVYKCGGIDHRTIEKYEKAATQMGKSSFKYAWVLDKLKAERERGITIDISLLKFNTQKYTFTIIDAPGHRDFIKNMITGTSQADAALLIVSAAKGEFEAGISRNGQTREHALLAYTLGVKQLMVCINKMDLTEPPFSQKRYDEVVKNVSVFIKKIGFEISAVPFIPVSGWSGENMIAPSQKMPWFKGWKLKRKEGHSNGRTLLEVLDSLLPPVRNASKPLRLPLQDVYKIGGVGTVPVGKIETGVLKPGMVLTFSPAKLTAEVKSIEMHHQGLQTALPGHNVGFNIKNVSVKNLRRGDVAGNSQQDPPSDVNSFIAQIIMLNHPGKIKVGYSPVLDCHTTHVSCRFSELREKLDRRTGKKLEDWPQYLMSGDGATVKLIPNKPLCVESFFHYPPLGRFAVRDLKQTVAVGVIKSVEKVDQAKKTSQKAPVSK